A genome region from Larimichthys crocea isolate SSNF unplaced genomic scaffold, L_crocea_2.0 scaffold564, whole genome shotgun sequence includes the following:
- the LOC113745259 gene encoding serine/threonine-protein kinase VRK1-like isoform X1, producing the protein MEQVAVFQPVLLCCVADEIQRFMEEVKSLEYQDKPPYDKLRSILQAGLKAVQAKDDGKLEFTPANGAVPPPAKKATKRKKAAAEAEQSDTDGSPTKKKKTVTKKKDVNGVKKSPKKTQRPRKALSTAKQSEPKSRLVEMGTQTSPGLALNSRGRTKKST; encoded by the exons ATGGAGCAGGTTGCAGTCTTTCAGCCTGTGCTGCTCTGTTGTGTTGCAGATGAAATCCAGAGGTTCATGGAGGAGGTTAAATCTCTGGAATACCAAGACAAGCCGCCGTACGACAAGCTGCGCTCCATCCTGCAGGCTGGACTCAAGGCTGTACAGGCTAAAGATGATGGCAAGCTGGAATTCACCCCTGCCAATGGAGCTGTACCACCTCCTGCCAAG AAGGCCACCAAGAGGaagaaagcagcagctgaagcagaACAGAGTGACACTGATGGAAGTcccaccaagaagaagaagactgtcaCGAAGAAAAAAG ATGTGAATGGAGTAAAGAAAAGTCCCAAAAAGACTCAAAGACCAAGGAAGGCACTGAGCACTGCAAAACAGAGCGAGCCCAAATCTAGACTGGTGGAGATGGGCACACAAACGTCACCTGGGCTGGCCCTGAATTCCAGAGGCAGGACCAAGAAATCCACCTGA
- the LOC113745259 gene encoding serine/threonine-protein kinase VRK1-like isoform X2 has protein sequence MEQVAVFQPVLLCCVADEIQRFMEEVKSLEYQDKPPYDKLRSILQAGLKAVQAKDDGKLEFTPANGAVPPPAKATKRKKAAAEAEQSDTDGSPTKKKKTVTKKKDVNGVKKSPKKTQRPRKALSTAKQSEPKSRLVEMGTQTSPGLALNSRGRTKKST, from the exons ATGGAGCAGGTTGCAGTCTTTCAGCCTGTGCTGCTCTGTTGTGTTGCAGATGAAATCCAGAGGTTCATGGAGGAGGTTAAATCTCTGGAATACCAAGACAAGCCGCCGTACGACAAGCTGCGCTCCATCCTGCAGGCTGGACTCAAGGCTGTACAGGCTAAAGATGATGGCAAGCTGGAATTCACCCCTGCCAATGGAGCTGTACCACCTCCTGCCAAG GCCACCAAGAGGaagaaagcagcagctgaagcagaACAGAGTGACACTGATGGAAGTcccaccaagaagaagaagactgtcaCGAAGAAAAAAG ATGTGAATGGAGTAAAGAAAAGTCCCAAAAAGACTCAAAGACCAAGGAAGGCACTGAGCACTGCAAAACAGAGCGAGCCCAAATCTAGACTGGTGGAGATGGGCACACAAACGTCACCTGGGCTGGCCCTGAATTCCAGAGGCAGGACCAAGAAATCCACCTGA